The Candidatus Omnitrophota bacterium genome segment ATGGGCCTTCCAATAAAATATTCGCGCCCATCCTATTGAGCTCGCTTATATGTATAAATCTTTCCGGATAAATCTTTTCCGTTATTACGCTTATGCCTTCGGTAACAGCCATAAGGCTCATGAACTGCGCCTGCATATCTGTGGCAAACCCGGGATACGGCAACGTAGTCACGTCGGTGGGCTTGAGCCTGCGGACATATTTTACCCTAAGCCCATTCGGCACTTTCTTTATCGAAACTCCTGATTCCGCCAGTTTATCTGCCAAAGCTATCAAGTGTTCCAACCTCGCGTTCTTTAATATAATATCGCCTTTTGTTATGGCCGCCGCAAGCATATACGTCCCCGTTTCAATTCTGTCCGGAATTACCGAATGTTCCGCGCCGTGCAGCTTTTTTACCCCTTCGATTATAACTCTTGGAGTGCCGGCCCCTTTTATCTTAGCGCCCATCTTCACCAAAAACGCGGCAAGATCCGCGACTTCCGGCTCACAGGCTGCGTTCTCTATTATAGTGACACCTTGTGTAAGCGTCGCCGCCATCATTACATTGTCTGTGGCAAGAACGCTCGAACCAAAATGTCCGCCAAGATATATGTGCGTGCCTTTTAACCTGCTGCCATCCGCTATTATATACCCTTTTTCTACCTTTATCTTGGCGCCAAGCGCCCTCAGGCCTTTCAAGTGAATATCTATTGGACGAGGGCCTATTACACATCCGCCGGGAAATGAGACTTCCGCTCTCTTTTGTTTGGCAAGCAACGGGCCTAAAACACAGATAGACGCGCGCATAGTGCTCACCAATTCATACGGCGCCACATATTTTGAATACCCTTTTGGCTCAATGGTAATGCAATCGCCTTCCTGCTTAACACTTGCGCCGAAGTTCTTCAATATCTTCAGCATCGTCGACATATCGCGCAGCGCGGGAATATTCCTTATGACGGATTTGGCGTCCGAAAGGAGTGTCGCCGCGAGTATCGGAAGGCACGCGTTCTTAGCGCCACTTATCGATACCGTGCCTTCTAACCGCCTACCGCCTTCTATTACTAATTTATCCATTTTACTTTAACTACCCTGTCTATATTGTACTGGTCTTCTTTAACATCTATGAGTTCAAACCCATCGTGCTTATTAATTATGACTTTGATCGCCTCGCGCTGTCCATAGCCTATCTCCATAATGCAATATCCGCCTGTCTTCAAATATTTGGGCGCTTCATTAAATATTTTTCTGTAAAAGTCCAACCCGTCTTCGCCGCCGTCCAATGCCACTACAGGCTCTTTCAGGACCTCTTTTTGCAGAGTCTTGAATTCATGGCGAGCTATATAGGGCGGATTCGTTACAATTACGTCGAATTTACCGTCGATGCTTTCAAAGAGATCGCTTTTTAAAAATACGACATTGTCGGATACTCCGTTGATAGCCGCGTTGGCTTTGGCTATTTCCAGGGCTTTATCCGATATATCGGAAGCGAGTATTTTACAATTTGTGACATTTTTAGTCAATGAGATTGCTATGCAGCCCGACCCGGTGCACAGATCCAGTATCCGCAGGCCGGTAACCTGGGGCCGGTATTCGTTAATTGTGTCCAGTACGGTATTGACCAAAATCTCCGTTTCCGGACGAGGGATGAATACGTCTTCATTTACTATGAAGTCCAGTCCGAAAAATTTTTCCTTACCTATAATGTACTGAAGCGGCGTAAATGGCTTTATCGGGTTAATCATTTTGTCGTCTGAAGCCTCAATTTTTTGTCTTCGGCTCTTAGCGCGTCTATTATTTCGTCAAGCTCGCCTTCCAGCATCTCTTCCAGATTGTGCGCGGTAAAACCTATCCTGTGATCGGTTACACGCCTGTCAGGAAAATTATATGTGCGTATCTTCTCGGAACGGTCACCTGTTCCTACCTG includes the following:
- the murA gene encoding UDP-N-acetylglucosamine 1-carboxyvinyltransferase; translated protein: MDKLVIEGGRRLEGTVSISGAKNACLPILAATLLSDAKSVIRNIPALRDMSTMLKILKNFGASVKQEGDCITIEPKGYSKYVAPYELVSTMRASICVLGPLLAKQKRAEVSFPGGCVIGPRPIDIHLKGLRALGAKIKVEKGYIIADGSRLKGTHIYLGGHFGSSVLATDNVMMAATLTQGVTIIENAACEPEVADLAAFLVKMGAKIKGAGTPRVIIEGVKKLHGAEHSVIPDRIETGTYMLAAAITKGDIILKNARLEHLIALADKLAESGVSIKKVPNGLRVKYVRRLKPTDVTTLPYPGFATDMQAQFMSLMAVTEGISVITEKIYPERFIHISELNRMGANILLEGPCAIIKGVKNLSGAPVMASDLRASAALVLAGLVAKGRTDVHRIYHLDRGYEMLEDKLVKLGAKVWREKEK
- the prmC gene encoding peptide chain release factor N(5)-glutamine methyltransferase, whose product is MINPIKPFTPLQYIIGKEKFFGLDFIVNEDVFIPRPETEILVNTVLDTINEYRPQVTGLRILDLCTGSGCIAISLTKNVTNCKILASDISDKALEIAKANAAINGVSDNVVFLKSDLFESIDGKFDVIVTNPPYIARHEFKTLQKEVLKEPVVALDGGEDGLDFYRKIFNEAPKYLKTGGYCIMEIGYGQREAIKVIINKHDGFELIDVKEDQYNIDRVVKVKWIN